The genomic window GGCGATGGATCGATGCCGCGCAGGCGCTCGGGCTCACGCCACACGATCAGGTGCTCTTGCTGATCGGTAGTGTGAGGCTTGCGATTCGAATCGGGCTCGCCCCGGAGCCGTGGACGGTCTCGTATATCGAAAAAGCGCGAACCCTTTCGAATGTGCATGCCTTTCATGAGCGCCAATTCGAGGTGGAGGCGCTTCATGAGCGTCTCGTCAACGCGCAGATGACGGCGGCGCAGTCTGAGGTAACGCAAGATGGCGCTGGGTTCTCCGAAGTCGCACGGAGAGATCCTCGCAACTCCGGTAGCCTACGCATGACCGAGTCATTGGCCATTGAGCGACTCCGTGGTGCCATCTTTACTTGCCAAATCGACGAGCGCGCAGTATTCGCTTAGTACACGCCCGTCGAATTAATGGTCAAATCAATCGCGCGGGGCAAATTCGTAACTCCTTTGGGAGGCGCGGCATCAATTCCGTTTCCCGACGGCGTTGTGGCATTTCGGCTCCCCACGAGCGGGCAGCGCGTCATTGTTGACGCGCTGTCGGGATATGCACCCCTTCGCTTCACTGCGGATGTATTGGAGTGTCGACTATGGCTACAAGAGCGACGCTCGCCTGCTCTCGTGGTCTCCATCCCACGTTCGGTAAGTGCGCCTGACTTCCAGGAACTGCTCGACCTCAGAGCAGAATTTCCGTTGGTCGCGATGATCGGCCTCTTTATCGCGAAGGAGTCGGACCTTGCTGCATTGGCCCGTCTTGCGGCAGCGGGCGTTGCCGACGTGCTTCCCGTGGAACAGCCGAGCATCGCGCATCATGTTCGCAGCACGCTGTCGCGCGCCCAAGCCGAGTCCTTGAGCAGTCGCGTTTGGCGCTTGGCTGCGGTCAACGTTACCGATTCTGCGGCGTCGCTACTTCGACCGGCATTGCGCCTCGCGCATTCGCCAATTTCCCTGCCCGTCTTGGCGAATGCAGTGCGCATGCATGAGCGGTCGGTTCGGAAGTACTGCCACGCGAATGCCCTACCCTCACCGCAGTGGATCATTGGCTGGGCTCGCTCCCTCTTGGTCGCCTACTATCTAGAAGAGAGTGGACGCAGCATTCAGAGCATTGCAACACTGCTGGGCTACAAGTCTTCGTCACTCTTAGCCAATCATCTTAAGCGCTACACGGGAAAGACTGCGAGTGTACTCCGCGAGGAGAGCCCGCTCAGGACCGTCGGCCGCTTGCTCGAGTCCGCGCTCGCGCCGCCGCCTGGCTCGCCACATCGCGAGAGCTAGCATCGCTGTCGAGATCATCCGGAGCGTGGACGCCAAACATGCAGAGGTGCGCCACTGCCCCCGAGCGCCCGGTGGCTCCTCCTCCTCCTCTCGAGTTTCTGGTGATACTGCGGTCGCGCCAACAGTTGCTGATGCCGTAACGCTGGATCCCACCGGCTCATTTGATGTGGCCGGAGCACCGGTCCAGAAATTCTGACCAACGACCACTGAACACAGAGCCGACGCGCCGCAGGCTGTTGGCTGGATTGAGCTCGGACCTCTACTTCAGTGCTCACGAACTAACGATGCGGTATTGCTGCGGGCCCGGGCGCCTTACTTGCCAAGCTGTACCGAGAACCCTGGTCGAACGAGCCATGACGCGTCAGGAAAGAAGGCCCGGCCCTCCGCCATCGGGAAGAGCCCACCAACGAAGAACTCAAATGCCACCGCCCCACTCATGCTGCGAGTGAAGTAGTTAAGGCCAGCAACCGTACTAAGGTCTGAGCGAAACGCGTTCTCGCGCTTCGGGTCCGTCTGTCCAGCGAGCACGGTGCCCACTGTCAAGCTGATCGGAAGCTCGCCGCGTCCCAGACACCCAAGCAAGTAGTCTTTGATGGTGCATTTGCGCGTGCTGTATGCAGACAGCGTGAATAGCGCGCCAGCATACTGAGCCGCCGCGATTGCCTTGCCCTTGCGTACCGAGATCATCGCCGACGGAAGCGCGAGCCGCGGTACGGTGGACAACCAGCCTCTTCGAGAAACCTGATAGGTGCGCCCGGGGAGACCTCGGGTGGACGTCCGATACCCGGTGGGGTCAAATGCGACATCGATTTGCACGCTAGAGCGCTTAGTGCCGTATGTGAGCGCCTTATCGACTAACGTGTCGATGCGCACGACTACATTTGAGAACGCGGGGCACTGTTCGTTGACCGAGTACGGTCGGCCATTTCTCGGGGGCGGGACAATAGCCAGGCAAATGGACTTGACCTTTGCAACCGTACCGTCTGGCTCCCGCGCGGTCACGAGCACGCGTACATACTGCACCCCATTCGCGCCGTTCTGGTCGATCTTCGCCCCGGTAAACTCAAGCTGTAGATCGTTTATGCGTTCAAGCGGCAAGAGCGAGTCGGGGGCCACGTCAATGCGCGCCACTCCGCGGCGCGAACTGTCCGTGTCTAACGTCGTCAGTCGCATAAATGACCACGTGACCTCTGGCGACGAACTCTCAACCACCTTCGCCACCGCCGTCCCGACCGTTCGCCCTCCCGCATCGACAGCGGCGAACTGAACGCTCTTGTCAACGTAACCCGGGATATGACACTGAGCCGTAGTATGCCGCTCCGGATCAACCCATTGGCACGGGACGTCTTCAGCGGCGACCTCTCGGATATCGAGCAACGCATCGCCGCGCAGTCGCAGCGTGATAGCCTCGTCCGCCGACACGACAAGATCGCTCCGACTGGACGATCCGTCGGTCCGACCGGAGACTGTCCACGCAGTCACTTTGGGCGTCGGCGTGACAACCAGCCGCGCGAGCTGAAGTGGCGCGAGAGAATCGGCATCAACAACCTCAAGTGGCGGCATGGTCGGAACGCTTGCATAGCCTCCGCGATGTCGGAGCGGCTCCAACAGGACAAACGCGCCGCCCGCGGCCTGCGTTATCACCTTAAAGGCCGCGATGACGGCGCCGACGCCAGTCGCCTGCGCCGACATTTCGCGAACAAGGTAACGCCGACCCTCTCGGAGGCGAACAGCCTCGCTTGTGAACACGGCAACAGCCCCCGTTCCTTCTCGCAAGCCAATGATTGGACTTGCTCGCTGCTCATCCGCGAAGAACTCAAGCATGCGCGGGGAGCCAGCCGCCTTTTGCGTTGCAAGAGAAAACTTCATGCGAAAGCGATTTGTCAATTCTGTCGTGATGATCTTGCGATTGAGACTCAGCTCCAGGACATGCTCGCCGGCAGGAAGTCCTTTCGGTATGGGAATCGTCGCGGCTCCCCCGCGCACACTCACTACGACTGGGGCAGCATCAAGCAGCGCATCGCCCGCGGCGTCCAGAACGTTCACATCTCCGACTAGGACGATAGTGCCGCTCGATTGATCGACGCAGATGGTAGCCGCACAATTCGGGGTCGCCGATGCCAGAATAGACAGCTCTGGCATGGGCGAGAAGACCACACGGAGTGTGTCAACGGGCGCTCGTCCGAGTGCGATTAGGGCAGTACTCATACCCGGTACCGCGATGGCCGGAATCAGATCGAACTCCATCGCTGAATCCTTCGTACGGCCTATCGCGGAGAGCGCATAGGTGGGAGAAAGCGGCGAGAGTTGGAGCGAGTCCAGAGCGGGTCCGGCACCCTCAATTCTGATCGGAATGCGTCGTCCCTCAGACGCTCCAGGTAAATAGATGGTGCACCCCTCTTGCCTTGAGTTATAGCTCCTCTCGTCCGCGCGTTGCGCGGTGATCGTCAAGTCGAGACCGGCCTTTGTTCTGCACTGCCCATGCGCGGCGAGCGGCACGCCGAGAATCACCATAAGTCCGAGGGTGCACATTACTCGCGGGCGATCCAACAACACACGAACCATGGGCTCTATCATATGGAATACCAATCGGTGAGTACGGTGGGCGTCTGGCAACACCGCGCAGGCGATGAGTGGACGCGCCGCTTTGTGCATGCTCGTGATGTCGTACGGGAGCATCGAGTACCGTAGAGGGTGCCCGAGATCGCGACCAGGGTGCCCCATCTCTACGCTTGCGTTCACGCGTCGGATCGGCAGCGAGTGCCACGCGCTTTGAGCCGATCATTCCGCCGCGGTATCTGAAAGTCAACATTCGACATGTGCACTACTTTACGTAATCGGAACTTCGTCATTGTTGAGCCGTCGAATTCTCGTACGCCGCATCTGTGTCGGCGAGGGGGATTGTGGCCTCCGCAGTCTCCACTTGGGTAGTTGCCGACTACTGACTGGCGTTGAATCTCCGGCTAGTGTTAGAGCGTATCGCTGGCGTCAGTTCCCATCGCGACTCGTCACGGCACTGGCGTAATCCCGCCCGTGCCGCATGACGTTCCGCGATGAGAACAGTTTCAACACCGCGAACATGTGAAGCTCGCCGCTCTGACCAGGATTCATGCACGACGCTTGCATCTCAGGTGGATCTGCGCCTGCGCGACTTCTGCGGCAGCCACACCGCCGACGCACGTTCGACACTCATGCCGTGGGAGAGGGCGCGGTCGCGCACATGGTGGCGCTCAGCAATATTGCCTATTCGGCCCCGATCACTGCGCGGCGCGATACGCTGCTTGCCTAGTGACAAAATGATGAGTCAGCCGTACGTTCGGTCGTCGGCCGCGTGGAGCCCTGGGTACGACGGGCGGGTCGCACTTCCTCCAATCGTTTCGGTTGCTCGGTCAGTGCGTCTCGTCATCGCATGGCGGGGTTCGCTTCAGCGGTGGCTGCGGGCAGTCTTGCAGTGCCGCCGGGGGCGCGGGCGCGGCAGCCGCGCGGTACAGGTTCTAGCGTCGTCGCAGATCGTAGCACGCGCGGGTCCGACCTCAGACCGTCGCTGTGGTACATGCTTTCATCCCCCTTGTTCGCATGAGTCCTTCATTTCAGTCTATCCCGATTAATCGTGCGCGCCGAGAGGCAGCAGCCTTCCCGACCGATGGTCGGAGGGAATACGTTCGGCTGTTCCTCCGCATGCGTCGCCGGCCGTCCGGCCGGTTCGTGTTTCCGCGCCTGCGTGGAGCCAAGTATGTATATCGCGCGCGAATGCACCCCGATGTCTTAGTCGTCGACGTCCCTGTGGAGACCGCGCGTCGACTAAAGCGACAGCATCAATCGGATCCCAAGCGCGGGTTCCATGTGTTCTCGGGGGGCAGTGTGGTGCGCGCCTCGGTACCGGCGACGGCGACGCCCGCCTCCGGTGCGTCGTCGGTTCCTCGGACCATGCACGACGTGCTGCAGCAGATTCGCGCGCCAATGGCGTGGGCGTCGTCGAGGGGAGCCGGCGCGCGAATCGCGGTCATTGACTCAGGGATCTCGGGGCAGCTGCGGGAGTTTCCCGTGGCGAAGCGGTCGGCCGAGTCTCGCTGTTTTATACGTTCTCAAGATCCGCTTGTTCGAGATCCGTGGTTCGATCCCGACGGGCACGGCTCGATGATTGCCGGCATTGCCGCCGCGACCCGGGCTGACCAGGGACGATACGATGGTGTCGCTCCGGACGCCGAAGTGATTTCTTGTAAGACGCGCACGGACGCGGTCGACATCTTTCTGGCGTTCGACCGCCTACGGGCACTCCTTCGGCGGGGACAGCTGAAGAATCTGGTGGTGCTTTGCGCTTTTGCGTTTCAGGAAGCCTCCTCGCCGGATGACGAGCGCGTTGACCTGTTGATTGAGGTGGTGCGAGACATCATCGCACGCGGCGCCGTTGTTGTGTTCGCGGCCGGCAACAACCATCCACCGGTGGGGTGGACGGGATCGGTCGGCCACATGTCGGGTAACTCCATCTGGGGGCCCGGCTCTCTGGACGAGGTGCTGTGCGTGGGTTCCGTGTCCGAAGCTGAGGACATGGCGGCGCCGCCTGGTGGACACGACGCGGAGGGGCATCACCGTAGTAGTCACGGCCCCGGCGAATTCGCCCAATCCTATCCCAAGCCGGACTGCGTCGCGCCGACGTACGGCGAGGTGATTTGGCGTGATGGCTATCGAGCGCGCCTCTGGTGGGGCAGCAGCGGGGCAGCCGCACAGGCCGCAGGGTTGGCGGCATTGATTCGCGCGCAGTATCCTACGCTGTCGCCCGCAGAGGTCGCCAGAGCAATCCGCGGTAGTTGTCGGGGCCTGAACCTTGCTCCGACGCAGTGCGGCGCAGGATGTATCGATTGTGCGGCGGCTTTGCGTGCGGCGTCGCCACTGTAGTATGCTGTAGAGACGGTCAGTCTAAACCAGGGCCAACCGGATCGCCTAGTGAACGGATTTGTCGTGTTTCCCGAACGCGCGGACCGCAAGCGCTTCATGAAACGTCCAGAAATTCGTGACCTTGCCCGACGAACAGATAGTCTCATCTGTTCGTCGGGCCCGCGGCATGTGGTGACCTTCCAAGGACTTTCGGAACAGGAGGTCGCACTGATTCGCACCGCTGCGCACGAGACACTGGGCAAGGTTCTCTCCTCGTTTCAGTTCGTCGTCGCCTAGGCAGCGAACGCACGCCGTGCCGGCCGCCCGCGGTCGTGGCCGGCGCTTGTTTGGGCGTCTGGAATGACCAAACGGAATGCGCTGAACGGCGCTGTCAAAGCGAGCTCGCCTTCCGCCTTATGCCGACGGCTCCGCCTCAGTTGCTCGACTGGACCAAGAACTCATCGTCGATGCTGGCAACGTCTTCGGGACCCGTTGATTGGAAGTGCAGCCGATACATCCCGGCGAGATCCGGCATGCGGATTCGCAGCGACAAGCTCTCGAGAGCGGCACCTTGGTAGGAGACAGGCTCCCCTCCGACAACCTGAAGACTCTCGGCAGCAGCATCTGGCTCGGGAAGCTGGTGAACCTCTATCGTGCCCGTAATCAACCGGACGCCACGGCCATGGAAGCTGAGAGTGAGCGGCACTGACGTGCCTGGGTCAGCGACGCGGTCGCGGAGCGCCAGCTGGACGTTCACAGTGTGCGAGGCGCGACTCACTCCCACACGGCCAAAGAGTGAGAACAAGCCCTCACGCACACGCGAGTCTCGATAGAGTGTCCCGTGCTCACCGCCTACCGGTAACCCCTGCTCGCCGGATAAACTCGCACTCCAGGA from Gemmatimonadaceae bacterium includes these protein-coding regions:
- a CDS encoding helix-turn-helix domain-containing protein, translating into MVSIPRSVSAPDFQELLDLRAEFPLVAMIGLFIAKESDLAALARLAAAGVADVLPVEQPSIAHHVRSTLSRAQAESLSSRVWRLAAVNVTDSAASLLRPALRLAHSPISLPVLANAVRMHERSVRKYCHANALPSPQWIIGWARSLLVAYYLEESGRSIQSIATLLGYKSSSLLANHLKRYTGKTASVLREESPLRTVGRLLESALAPPPGSPHRES
- a CDS encoding S8 family serine peptidase, translating into MHDVLQQIRAPMAWASSRGAGARIAVIDSGISGQLREFPVAKRSAESRCFIRSQDPLVRDPWFDPDGHGSMIAGIAAATRADQGRYDGVAPDAEVISCKTRTDAVDIFLAFDRLRALLRRGQLKNLVVLCAFAFQEASSPDDERVDLLIEVVRDIIARGAVVVFAAGNNHPPVGWTGSVGHMSGNSIWGPGSLDEVLCVGSVSEAEDMAAPPGGHDAEGHHRSSHGPGEFAQSYPKPDCVAPTYGEVIWRDGYRARLWWGSSGAAAQAAGLAALIRAQYPTLSPAEVARAIRGSCRGLNLAPTQCGAGCIDCAAALRAASPL